The Pyrus communis chromosome 9, drPyrComm1.1, whole genome shotgun sequence genome has a segment encoding these proteins:
- the LOC137746226 gene encoding phospholipase D zeta 1-like isoform X1, whose product MSSRKLLANGSVKSDAVNMNVGPFTFTPIFDELPVATIVSVSRPDTGDISPMLLSYTIEFQYKQFKWRLLKKASQVLYLHYALKKRAIIEEFHEKQEQVKEWLHSIGIVDQTAVVQDDDEPDDGAVPLHHDESVKNKYVPSRAVLPILRPALGHQQSISDRAKVAMQGYLNHFLGNMDMVNSREVCKFLEVSKLSFLQEHGPKLKEGYVMVKHLPKCTGANSDLKSCAYFCLDCCSNNWQKVWAVLKPGFLALLEDPFDTKLLDIIVFNVLPASNGDGRSQIYLANQIKERNPLRYTFRVACGNQSLRLRATSNAKVKEWVTAINDAVSRPHEGWCHPHRFGSFAPPRGLTDDGSQAQWFVDGEAAFEAIASSIEGAKSEIFITGWWLCPELYLRRPFHSNSSSRLDALLEEKAKQGVQIYILLYKEVSIALKINSSYSKKLLSNIHENVRVLRHPDRFPTGIYLWSHHEKIVIVDYQICYIGGLDLCFGRYDTVEHKVGDCPPHIWPGKDYYNPRESEPNSWEDAIKDELEREKYPRMPWHDVHCALWGPPCLDIARHFVQRWNHAKRNKAPNEQTIPLLMPRHHMVLPLYMGRTREKDIAKKNKEDNQNGTNRENFSSPSPVQDIPLLLPQEADRLDAPVLDQKLSAMHLNQNLLNQPTDGLVSDTQTKGFMDDLHSRDLKSEANLNTVTQSGSTTPNEWSESSDNGDHAVAADDFGQIGPRTACEIQVVRSVSQWSAGSSQTEESIHSAHCSLIEKAEHFVYIENQFFISGLSGDDIIQNRVLESLYSRIVLAHKEQKCFRVIVVIPLLPGFQGGVDDGGAATVRAIMHWQYRTISWEKHSILHKLKVKLGTKTHDYISFYGLRTYGRLFEGGPVATSQVYVHSKVMIIDDRISFIGSSNINDRSLLGSRDSEIGVVIEDKEFFESSMNGQPWKAGKFAHSLRCSLWSEHLGLLAGEINQINDPVSDSTYKDLWLGTAKENSTVYQDVFSCIPSDSIHSRAALRQCRAQWKEKHGHTTIDLGIAPGKLLQSCEGGEVKEIDPMERLKHVRGHVVSFPLEFMQQEDLRPVFNESQFYTSPQVFR is encoded by the exons ATGTCGTCGCGGAAGCTCCTTGCCAACGGTTCTGTTAAGTCCGATGCAGTGAATATGAACGTGGGGCCTTTCACGTTCACGCCGATTTTCGACGAGCTGCCGGTGGCCACCATTGTGTCAGTTTCGCGGCCCGATACCGGAGATATTAGCCCCATGCTTCTGTCTTACACCATTGAGTTTCAGTACAAACAG TTCAAGTGGCGGTTGCTGAAGAAAGCGTCACAAGTTCTGTACTTGCATTATGCTTTGAAGAAGCGTGCGATAATTGAGGAGTTTCATGAGAAGCAAGAGCAG GTTAAAGAATGGCTACATAGCATAGGAATAGTTGACCAGACAGCGGTAGTGCAAGACGATGATGAACCAGATGATGGGGCTGTTCCTTTACATCACGACGAAAGTGTTAAAAACAA ATATGTTCCATCCCGTGCTGTTTTGCCTATCCTCCGTCCAGCATTAGGACACCAGCAGTCCATTTCAGACAGAGCAAAGGTGGCAATGCAGGGCTATTTGAACCATTTTTTGGGAAACATGGATATGGTAAATTCTCGAGAG GTCTGCAAATTCTTGGAGGTCTCGAAGCTCTCCTTTTTACAGGAGCATGGACCGAAGTTGAAAGAAGGTTATGTAATGGTGAAACATCTACCAAAATGTACCGGGGCTAATTCTGATTTGAAATCTTGCGCGTACTTTTGTCTTGATTGTTGCAGCAACAACTGGCAAAAG GTGTGGGCAGTTTTAAAACCCGGGTTCCTGGCCTTACTGGAGGATCCTTTTGACACCAAACTTCTAGATATTATTGTTTTCAATGTATTGCCAGCTTCCAATGGAGATGGACGGTCTCAAATATATTTGGCTAATCAAATAAAGGAGCGTAATCCTCTACGTTATACATTTAGG GTTGCTTGTGGAAATCAAAGCTTAAGGTTAAGAGCCACTAGCAATGCTAAAGTTAAAGAATGGGTTACCGCAATCAATGATGCTGTTTCAAGGCCTCATGAGGGTTGGTGTCATCCTCATCGGTTTGGTTCCTTTGCTCCTCCAAGGGGTTTGACTGATGACGGAAGTCAAGCCCAATGGTTTGTAGATGGCGAGGCAGCATTTGAAGCTATTGCTTCATCTATCGAAGGTGCAAAATCAGAG ATATTCATTACTGGCTGGTGGCTTTGCCCTGAACTGTATCTAAGACGTCCTTTTCATAGCAATTCGTCTTCCCGGCTTGATGCATTACTAGAAGAAAAGGCTAAGCAAGGTGTTCAG ATTTACATTCTTCTCTACAAGGAGGTTTCTATTGCTTTAAAGATCAACAGTTCATACAGCAAGAAATTGCTTTCGAACATTCATGAGAATGTGAGAGTATTGCGCCATCCTGACCGTTTTCCCACAGGAATTTATTTATG GTCACATCATGAAAAAATTGTCATTGTTGATTACCAGATTTGCTACATTGGAGGATTAGATTTGTGCTTTGGCCGCTATGACACGGTTGAACATAAAGTGGGCGACTGCCCTCCTCATATATGGCCTGGAAAGGACTATTATAACCCGAG AGAATCCGAACCAAATTCTTGGGAAGACGCAATTAAAGATGAATTAGAGCGTGAAAAGTATCCGCGTATGCCTTGGCATGATGTCCACTGTGCTCTTTGGGGACCACCCTGTCTTGACATTGCAAGGCACTTTGTTCAGCGCTGGAACCATGCTAAG AGAAACAAAGCTCCAAATGAACAGACAATTCCGCTACTTATGCCTCGCCACCACATGGTCCTTCCGCTTTACATGGGAAGAACTAGAGAGAAAGACATTgcgaagaaaaacaaagaagacaACCAGAATGGGACCAACAGAGAGAACTTTTCCTCACCATCACCGGTGCAAGATATTCCATTGCTTTTGCCTCAAGAAGCGGATCGTTTAGATGCTCCTGTTTTAGACCAAAAGTTAAGCGCCATGCACCTGAATCAGAATCTTCTCAACCAGCCAACTGATGGTTTAGTCTCAGATACACAGACGAAAGGTTTCATGGATGACCTTCATTCTAGGGATCTTAAAAGTGAAGCAAATTTAAACACGGTGACACAGTCTGGCTCAACAACTCCAAATGAATGGTCAGAAAGTTCAGACAATGGCGATCATGCTGTCGCTGCTGATGATTTTGGACAAATAGGTCCTCGTACTGCATGCGAAATTCAG GTTGTAAGAAGTGTGAGCCAGTGGTCTGCTGGGTCTAGTCAAACGGAAGAAAGCATACATAGTGCTCATTGTTCTCTCATTGAGAAGGCAGAACATTTTGTGTATATTGAG AATCAATTTTTTATATCAGGTCTTTCAGGGGATGACATTATACAGAATCGTGTCCTAGAATCATTGTACAGTCGTATTGTGCTAGCACACAAAGAACAAAAGTGTTTTAGAGTTATTGTTGTCATACCACTATTACCCGGCTTTCAG GGTGGTGTGGACGATGGTGGTGCAGCTACTGTTAGAGCTATAATGCATTGGCAGTACCGGACAATTAGCTGGGAAAAACACTCAATACTGCATAAGCTTAAAGTTAAGCTTGGTACTAAGACACATGATTACATTTCTTTCTACGGTCTGAGGACATATGGCAGACTTTTCGAAGGTGGCCCTGTGGCCACAAGTCAG GTTTATGTGCACAGCAAAGTGATGATCATAGATGATCGCATTTCCTTCATCGGATCATCTAATATTAATGACAGAAGTCTGCTTGGATCAAGAGACTCTGAG ATTGGTGTGGTAATTgaggataaagagtttttcgAATCATCTATGAATGGACAGCCTTGGAAGGCCGGAAAATTTGCGCATAGTCTTAGGTGCTCCTTGTGGTCCGAGCACCTGGGTCTTCTTGCAGGGGAG ATAAATCAAATCAATGATCCTGTATCAGACTCAACATACAAAGATCTGTGGTTAGGAACTGCAAAG GAAAACTCAACCGTTTACCAAGATGTCTTTTCTTGCATCCCAAGTGATTCTATCCACTCAAG AGCTGCTCTCAGGCAATGCAGGGCTCAATGGAAAGAGAAACATGGCCACACGACGATCGATTTGGGAATAGCCCCCGGGAAGCTACTGCAGTCTTGTGAAGGTGGAGAGGTGAAAGAAATAGATCCGATGGAAAGACTGAAGCATGTAAGGGGACATGTTGTTTCCTTCCCTTTAGAGTTTATGCAGCAAGAAGATTTGAGACCAGTCTTCAATGAAAGTCAATTTTACACATCCCCTCAAGTATTTCGTTGA
- the LOC137746226 gene encoding phospholipase D zeta 1-like isoform X2 encodes MSSRKLLANGSVKSDAVNMNVGPFTFTPIFDELPVATIVSVSRPDTGDISPMLLSYTIEFQYKQFKWRLLKKASQVLYLHYALKKRAIIEEFHEKQEQVKEWLHSIGIVDQTAVVQDDDEPDDGAVPLHHDESVKNKYVPSRAVLPILRPALGHQQSISDRAKVAMQGYLNHFLGNMDMVNSREVCKFLEVSKLSFLQEHGPKLKEGYVMVKHLPKCTGANSDLKSCAYFCLDCCSNNWQKVWAVLKPGFLALLEDPFDTKLLDIIVFNVLPASNGDGRSQIYLANQIKERNPLRYTFRVACGNQSLRLRATSNAKVKEWVTAINDAVSRPHEGWCHPHRFGSFAPPRGLTDDGSQAQWFVDGEAAFEAIASSIEGAKSEIFITGWWLCPELYLRRPFHSNSSSRLDALLEEKAKQGVQIYILLYKEVSIALKINSSYSKKLLSNIHENVRVLRHPDRFPTGIYLWSHHEKIVIVDYQICYIGGLDLCFGRYDTVEHKVGDCPPHIWPGKDYYNPRESEPNSWEDAIKDELEREKYPRMPWHDVHCALWGPPCLDIARHFVQRWNHAKRNKAPNEQTIPLLMPRHHMVLPLYMGRTREKDIAKKNKEDNQNGTNRENFSSPSPVQDIPLLLPQEADRLDAPVLDQKLSSGSTTPNEWSESSDNGDHAVAADDFGQIGPRTACEIQVVRSVSQWSAGSSQTEESIHSAHCSLIEKAEHFVYIENQFFISGLSGDDIIQNRVLESLYSRIVLAHKEQKCFRVIVVIPLLPGFQGGVDDGGAATVRAIMHWQYRTISWEKHSILHKLKVKLGTKTHDYISFYGLRTYGRLFEGGPVATSQVYVHSKVMIIDDRISFIGSSNINDRSLLGSRDSEIGVVIEDKEFFESSMNGQPWKAGKFAHSLRCSLWSEHLGLLAGEINQINDPVSDSTYKDLWLGTAKENSTVYQDVFSCIPSDSIHSRAALRQCRAQWKEKHGHTTIDLGIAPGKLLQSCEGGEVKEIDPMERLKHVRGHVVSFPLEFMQQEDLRPVFNESQFYTSPQVFR; translated from the exons ATGTCGTCGCGGAAGCTCCTTGCCAACGGTTCTGTTAAGTCCGATGCAGTGAATATGAACGTGGGGCCTTTCACGTTCACGCCGATTTTCGACGAGCTGCCGGTGGCCACCATTGTGTCAGTTTCGCGGCCCGATACCGGAGATATTAGCCCCATGCTTCTGTCTTACACCATTGAGTTTCAGTACAAACAG TTCAAGTGGCGGTTGCTGAAGAAAGCGTCACAAGTTCTGTACTTGCATTATGCTTTGAAGAAGCGTGCGATAATTGAGGAGTTTCATGAGAAGCAAGAGCAG GTTAAAGAATGGCTACATAGCATAGGAATAGTTGACCAGACAGCGGTAGTGCAAGACGATGATGAACCAGATGATGGGGCTGTTCCTTTACATCACGACGAAAGTGTTAAAAACAA ATATGTTCCATCCCGTGCTGTTTTGCCTATCCTCCGTCCAGCATTAGGACACCAGCAGTCCATTTCAGACAGAGCAAAGGTGGCAATGCAGGGCTATTTGAACCATTTTTTGGGAAACATGGATATGGTAAATTCTCGAGAG GTCTGCAAATTCTTGGAGGTCTCGAAGCTCTCCTTTTTACAGGAGCATGGACCGAAGTTGAAAGAAGGTTATGTAATGGTGAAACATCTACCAAAATGTACCGGGGCTAATTCTGATTTGAAATCTTGCGCGTACTTTTGTCTTGATTGTTGCAGCAACAACTGGCAAAAG GTGTGGGCAGTTTTAAAACCCGGGTTCCTGGCCTTACTGGAGGATCCTTTTGACACCAAACTTCTAGATATTATTGTTTTCAATGTATTGCCAGCTTCCAATGGAGATGGACGGTCTCAAATATATTTGGCTAATCAAATAAAGGAGCGTAATCCTCTACGTTATACATTTAGG GTTGCTTGTGGAAATCAAAGCTTAAGGTTAAGAGCCACTAGCAATGCTAAAGTTAAAGAATGGGTTACCGCAATCAATGATGCTGTTTCAAGGCCTCATGAGGGTTGGTGTCATCCTCATCGGTTTGGTTCCTTTGCTCCTCCAAGGGGTTTGACTGATGACGGAAGTCAAGCCCAATGGTTTGTAGATGGCGAGGCAGCATTTGAAGCTATTGCTTCATCTATCGAAGGTGCAAAATCAGAG ATATTCATTACTGGCTGGTGGCTTTGCCCTGAACTGTATCTAAGACGTCCTTTTCATAGCAATTCGTCTTCCCGGCTTGATGCATTACTAGAAGAAAAGGCTAAGCAAGGTGTTCAG ATTTACATTCTTCTCTACAAGGAGGTTTCTATTGCTTTAAAGATCAACAGTTCATACAGCAAGAAATTGCTTTCGAACATTCATGAGAATGTGAGAGTATTGCGCCATCCTGACCGTTTTCCCACAGGAATTTATTTATG GTCACATCATGAAAAAATTGTCATTGTTGATTACCAGATTTGCTACATTGGAGGATTAGATTTGTGCTTTGGCCGCTATGACACGGTTGAACATAAAGTGGGCGACTGCCCTCCTCATATATGGCCTGGAAAGGACTATTATAACCCGAG AGAATCCGAACCAAATTCTTGGGAAGACGCAATTAAAGATGAATTAGAGCGTGAAAAGTATCCGCGTATGCCTTGGCATGATGTCCACTGTGCTCTTTGGGGACCACCCTGTCTTGACATTGCAAGGCACTTTGTTCAGCGCTGGAACCATGCTAAG AGAAACAAAGCTCCAAATGAACAGACAATTCCGCTACTTATGCCTCGCCACCACATGGTCCTTCCGCTTTACATGGGAAGAACTAGAGAGAAAGACATTgcgaagaaaaacaaagaagacaACCAGAATGGGACCAACAGAGAGAACTTTTCCTCACCATCACCGGTGCAAGATATTCCATTGCTTTTGCCTCAAGAAGCGGATCGTTTAGATGCTCCTGTTTTAGACCAAAAGTTAAGC TCTGGCTCAACAACTCCAAATGAATGGTCAGAAAGTTCAGACAATGGCGATCATGCTGTCGCTGCTGATGATTTTGGACAAATAGGTCCTCGTACTGCATGCGAAATTCAG GTTGTAAGAAGTGTGAGCCAGTGGTCTGCTGGGTCTAGTCAAACGGAAGAAAGCATACATAGTGCTCATTGTTCTCTCATTGAGAAGGCAGAACATTTTGTGTATATTGAG AATCAATTTTTTATATCAGGTCTTTCAGGGGATGACATTATACAGAATCGTGTCCTAGAATCATTGTACAGTCGTATTGTGCTAGCACACAAAGAACAAAAGTGTTTTAGAGTTATTGTTGTCATACCACTATTACCCGGCTTTCAG GGTGGTGTGGACGATGGTGGTGCAGCTACTGTTAGAGCTATAATGCATTGGCAGTACCGGACAATTAGCTGGGAAAAACACTCAATACTGCATAAGCTTAAAGTTAAGCTTGGTACTAAGACACATGATTACATTTCTTTCTACGGTCTGAGGACATATGGCAGACTTTTCGAAGGTGGCCCTGTGGCCACAAGTCAG GTTTATGTGCACAGCAAAGTGATGATCATAGATGATCGCATTTCCTTCATCGGATCATCTAATATTAATGACAGAAGTCTGCTTGGATCAAGAGACTCTGAG ATTGGTGTGGTAATTgaggataaagagtttttcgAATCATCTATGAATGGACAGCCTTGGAAGGCCGGAAAATTTGCGCATAGTCTTAGGTGCTCCTTGTGGTCCGAGCACCTGGGTCTTCTTGCAGGGGAG ATAAATCAAATCAATGATCCTGTATCAGACTCAACATACAAAGATCTGTGGTTAGGAACTGCAAAG GAAAACTCAACCGTTTACCAAGATGTCTTTTCTTGCATCCCAAGTGATTCTATCCACTCAAG AGCTGCTCTCAGGCAATGCAGGGCTCAATGGAAAGAGAAACATGGCCACACGACGATCGATTTGGGAATAGCCCCCGGGAAGCTACTGCAGTCTTGTGAAGGTGGAGAGGTGAAAGAAATAGATCCGATGGAAAGACTGAAGCATGTAAGGGGACATGTTGTTTCCTTCCCTTTAGAGTTTATGCAGCAAGAAGATTTGAGACCAGTCTTCAATGAAAGTCAATTTTACACATCCCCTCAAGTATTTCGTTGA
- the LOC137744945 gene encoding ABC transporter G family member 11-like, with the protein MEIEAGKPSGVVAGGLSPLSETLWREKPGLEIVGDVSARLTWKDLTVTVTLNNGETQKVLDGLTGYAEPGTFTALMGPSGSGKSTLLDALSSRLAANAFLSGTILLNGRKRKLAFGTAAYVTQDDNLIGTLTVRETISYSARLRLPDKMAWSDKRALIESTIIEMGLQDCADTVIGNWHLRGISGGEKRRVSIALEILTRPRLLFLDEPTSGLDSASAFFVTQTLRALARDGRTVIASIHQPSSEVFELFDQLCLLSSGKTVYFGQAADAYEFFAQAGFPCPALRNPSDHFLRCINSDFDKVKATLKGSMKLRFEASDDPLEKMTTAEAIRVLINSYCSSQYSYAAREKVEEISKVKGTVLDSGGSQASFFMQAFQLTKRSFVNMSRDFGYYWLRLVIYIVVTVCIGTIYLNVGTGYSSILARGSCASFVFGFVTFMSIGGFPSFVEDMKVFQRERLNGHYGVTAFVISNTFSAMPFLILITFLSGTVCYFMVRLHPGFEHYLFFVLCLYASVTVVESLMMAIASVIPNFLMGIIIGAGIQGIFMLVSGYFRLPNDIPKPVWRYPMSYISFHFWALQGQYQNDLSGLLFDNDTPDHLPKIPGEYILENVFQINTARSKWIDLSVILSMTVVYRIIFFIMIKFSEDVTPWIRGCMARRRMQQKNGNQNTTIAPDGLTQSPSLRSYTRR; encoded by the exons ATGGAGATAGAAGCGGGCAAGCCCTCCGGGGTTGTGGCCGGAGGGCTGAGCCCTCTGAGTGAGACTCTGTGGAGGGAGAAGCCAGGTTTGGAGATTGTTGGGGATGTGTCTGCCAGGCTGACGTGGAAGGATCTGACCGTGACGGTGACTCTGAACAACGGCGAGACGCAGAAGGTGTTGGATGGTTTGACTGGTTATGCTGAGCCTGGAACTTTTACGGCTCTCATGGGGCCTTCTGGTTCTGGAAAATCGACTTTGCTTGATGCTCTCTCGAGTCGGTTGGCCGCCAATGCTTTCCTTTCTGGGACTATACTTCTCAATGGCCGCAAACGGAAGCTCGCTTTTGGCACTGCT GCCTATGTAACCCAAGATGACAACTTGATTGGAACTTTGACGGTACGGGAAACAATTTCGTACTCGGCAAGACTGAGGCTGCCGGATAAGATGGCTTGGTCGGACAAGAGGGCACTGATTGAGAGTACAATCATAGAGATGGGTCTGCAGGATTGCGCCGACACTGTTATCGGAAATTGGCATTTGCGTGGGATCAGTGGGGGAGAGAAGAGAAGGGTCAGCATTGCTCTTGAAATCTTGACGAGGCCTAGACTTCTCTTCCTTGATGAGCCAACAAGTGGACTTGATAG TGCTTCGGCGTTTTTCGTGACTCAGACATTACGTGCCCTGGCTCGAGACGGAAGGACTGTTATAGCCTCAATTCACCAGCCTAGTAGTGAAGTCTTTGAACTGTTTGATCAACTGTGCTTGCTTTCTAGTGGCAAAACCGTCTATTTTGGTCAGGCGGCGGATGCATACGAG TTCTTTGCACAAGCCGGCTTTCCCTGCCCTGCTTTGAGGAACCCATCTGATCATTTTCTTAGATGCATAAACTCGGACTTCGACAAAGTAAAGGCCACACTCAAAGGGTCCATGAAACTCAGG TTTGAGGCAAGTGATGATCCGTTGGAGAAGATGACCACTGCTGAAGCTATAAGAGTTCTGATTAATTCCTATTGTTCTTCTCAATACTCGTACGCAGCTAGAGAAAAAGTTGAGGAGATATCAAAAGTT AAAGGAACTGTGCTAGATTCTGGAGGAAGTCAGGCTAGTTTCTTTATGCAGGCCTTCCAATTGACCAAGCGTTCATTTGTCAACATGTCAAGGGACTTTGGATACTACTGGCTCAGGCTCGTCATTTACATTGTCGTCACAGTTTGTATCGGAACCATCTATTTGAATGTGGGAACGGGTTACAGTTCGATTCTG GCAAGGGGTTCGTGTGCATCTTTCGTCTTTGGTTTTGTCACGTTCATGTCGATTGGAGGGTTTCCTTCTTTCGTAGAGGATATGAAG GTTTTCCAAAGAGAGAGGCTGAATGGCCACTACGGCGTTACTGCATTTGTCATCAGCAACACATTCTCTGCAATGCCATTCCTGATACTTATTACCTTTCTTTCCGGTACTGTTTGTTATTTCATGGTCCGTCTCCACCCGGGCTTCGAGCATTATCTCTTCTTTGTGTTGTGCCTTTATGCAAGTGTCACCGTCGTTGAGAGCTTGATGATGGCGATAGCCAGCGTTATCCCCAACTTCCTCATGGGCATTATCATAGGGGCTGGAATTCAG GGTATCTTCATGCTAGTCTCCGGGTACTTCAGGCTCCCAAATGACATCCCAAAACCCGTGTGGCGTTACCCTATGTCATACATCAGCTTCCACTTCTGGGCTTTACAG GGACAATATCAGAACGACCTGAGCGGCTTATTGTTCGACAACGACACACCTGATCATCTTCCCAAGATACCCGGCGAGTACATCCTGGAAAATGTGTTCCAGATTAACACCGCCAGATCCAAATGGATAGACCTGAGTGTGATCTTGAGCATGACTGTTGTGTACCGGATCATCTTCTTTATCATGATCAAGTTCAGCGAGGACGTGACGCCGTGGATTCGAGGTTGCATGGCGAGGAGAAGGATGCAACAGAAGAATGGAAACCAAAACACAACAATTGCTCCTGATGGTCTCACCCAGTCACCTTCTTTGAGGAGCTATACAAGAAGGTAG